From the genome of Haloplanus vescus:
GCGTTCGGCGACCTGTTCGAGCTGCTCGGCGTCACCGACCTGTTCGATCTTCGTCCGCGCCGTCGACGAGAAGTCGACAGCGGCGACGGTAACTTCTTTTTCGAGCACACCACTGCCCAGCACCTTGCCGGGCACGACGACGGTCTCGTCTTCTCGGGCGTATCGTTCGATCTGCCCGAGGTTGACCTCTGCGTGGGTGCGCCGTGGCTTCTCCAGGCGGTCTGCGACGTCTTGCCAAACACCGGCACCAGACTCGCGCGCAACCGCCTTCAACTCGGCGATGAGACTATTGAGTCTCGGATTCGTTTTACTCATTGTCTTCCTCCAGAAAGGAGTGCAGGGAGCAGGATTTGAACCTGCGGACCCCTATGGGACAGCGCCCTGAACGCTGCGCCGTTGGCCTGACTTGGCTATCCCTGCACGCATAGCGCAGTATCGGTCGCCCCTTCAAACCACTTTCGGTCCCCGCTCCGAATCGGGTGGAGCGAACGCCGTCGCTCGCGGTCGATGCGAGCGACGATGGGATGGTGTGTCGGGGCATTGGGGTCCTAAACTGCGACTTTGGTTTCCAGTTCCGCCGCGCGGTCGCCGATGGACTCGACGGCGCGCGTGACCAGTTCCTCGACGCTGAACGACCCGTCCGTCTCCACGTGGAAGACGAACGCGTCGGACACGTCATGAATCTCCAGTTCCTTGCCGGGGTATCGGTTGGTGAGGTCGTGGTCGAACTCGCTCGTTGCGACGAGTTCGCCGTCCTCGGTCTCGATGACCCCGCGAAGGATGTTCGGTTCCTGTTCGTCGAACTCGCCAGCGTCGTCGACGACTTCGACGTGCTGCAGGTGACGGTAGCCGACGGCCACGCCGCCCTGATGTTTGGCGTGGTCGCGGCCACGGTCCAGCACGGCGTCGGCCTCGAGTTCGATCCGCTGTTGCTCTTTGAGTTCGATGATGGGGATGTTGTCGTCCGCCGGTTTGACGAAGTCGTCGGACGTCTCGATGTCGCCCGAGTACGCCGTCGCCGGCCCCTCGACGTCAAGCGCCAGCGTCACTTCGTCGCCCACCTCGAAGTCGTCGAGGGGGGTCGTCAGTGGCACCAGCCCCAGTCGAAGGCCGATCATCTCGTCGAACATGACCGAGGAGTTCTCCACGAACCGAACGGTGTCAATGGAGAACGTCGGGACGTCGGCGACCATCGCCCGGCGAATGCCGTTGGCGAAGGCCGGCGTCACACCCCGGACTAGGAACCGGGCGTTCCGGTCGTCGCGTTCGATGAACTCGACTTCGAAGTCGGCTACCATAATGTTAGAGGCGGCTGTTTTTGGGTGCTCGCGTGCCGTCGTGCGGAATCGGGGTCACGTCCTCGATGCGACCGATTTCCAGGCCGGCACGAGCGAGCGCGCGGATGGTTGCCTGCGCGCCGGGCCCGGGGGACTTGTTGCCGTTGCCACCGGGACCGCGGACGCGAACGTGAACGCCTTCGACGCCCGCGGCGATGGCTTCCTCGGCGACGACTTCGGCCATCTGCATCGCGGCGTACGGGGACGCCTCGTCTCGGTTCTGCTTCACGACCGTCCCGCCGCTCGACTTCGCGAGGGTTTCGGCACCCGTCTGGTCCGTGATGGTGATCAGGGTGTTGTTGAACGACGCGTGGACGTGGGCGATGCCCCACTTGCTCTCTTGTTCTTCAGCACTCATTCTTGACCCTCCGCGCGTTCGGGGTGGAGGTCGTCCGCGAGCGGACTCGTCTCGTCGAACTCGATAGCGCTCTGCTCGTCGGCCTCGACTTTCTTCGAGGGCGTCTGCACGCGTGCGCCCTCGACCGTGATGTGGCCGTGACTGACGAACTGACGAGCCTGCTGGGGCGTGTGTGCCAGCCCCTTCCGGTAGACGACCGTCTGCAGGCGTCGTTCGAGCAGGTCCGTCACTTCGAGCGAGAGGACGTCACTGATGTCGTCCTCACCGCCGAGGATGCCGAGTCGCTGGAGTCGAGCGACGAACTCGGCGCCAGCGTCGGCGGCTTCCTCGACGTTACCCTGTGCGTCGCCCAGCAGTCGTCGCGCCTCGCGGCGCATCTCTCGCAGTTCGGACTGGGCTCGCCAGAGTTCTTCTTTGTTCTTCAGGCCGTAGCGTCCGAGGAGGTCGGCCTCCTCGGCGATGCGCTCGCCCTGGTAGGGGTGATTCGGCGTCTCGTAGAACTTGGTGTTCTTGCCGGTGCTCATTGATTACTCCTCCTCGCCCGCTTCCTCTTCGGCCATGTCTTCCTTGATGGCCTCGACGTTGACGCCGATGGTGCCTTCGGTGCGGCCGGTGGACTTCGTCCGCTGGCCGCGCACCTTCTGTCCGCGCTTGTGTCGGACGCCACGGTAGGAATCAATCATCTTCATGCGATTGATGTCCTGCGTGCGCGTCTGACTGAGGTTGGAGCCGACGATGTGGTCGCTCTCGCCGGTGTAGAAGTCGTTACGCCGATTGACCATCCACTCGGGGACTTCGTCGGCGAAGTTCTCCACTGCCTCGACTACGCGGTCGATTTCGTCGTCGTCGAGTCGGCCAAACGTGGCGGTTCGGTCCACGTCAGCCGAGTCGGCGACGATGCGCGCCGTGCGCTTGCCGATGCCGTTCATGTCGGTGAGGCTCCGCTCGACAGCCTTCGTGCCGTCGAGGTCGGTCTGTCCGATTCGGACGAAGTACCGAAGGTCTTCGTCGTCCTCGGGGGAGCCGTCCTGTGGTTCTTCTGCACTCATGGATATGGGGTGCCAGCGTTGCGGCGGGGATTCGAACCCCGGAGGCTTGACGCCACAGAGTTAGCAACCCTGCGCCTTGGGCCAGGCTTGGCTACCGCAACACCTGCGTTCTGTATTGTCGCCCTTGCGGACTCGGGGCCGAACGCCCCTGCAGCATGCATTCGAATCAACCCGGGGCCAGTACTTAAACATCACGAAAGGGCGAGCCGCATGTGGTCGCCTCACAGCGTCGGTGAGAAGAGTCCCGCGTCGCACGCGGGCGAACAGATTACGCGGTCGGTGCGCCGATGTACTTCTCGTTGATCTCCCACTCGCCGTCGTCGTTCTGGACCATGTACTCGCCGTAGTAGGGCACGCGGTTGGCGACGGTCTCTTTGAACGTCTCGCGAATCTCGTCGCGCGTCATGTCGCCCATCGAGCGCAGGTCGTCGTTGCGGTTGAGACAACCCTTCAGGTAGCCCTCGTGGGTGACTCGGACCCGGTGGCAGTTGGCACAGAACGTCGGGTTCTCGACGGGGTCGACGATTTCGACCATCCCGCCGTTGACCCAGTAGCGCTTGCGGTCGTGCATCTCGCGGTGCTCGATTTCGTCGGACACGTCCGCAAGCCAGTCGTGAACGCGCCCGATGTCGATGTTCCACTCGGGCTTGCCGGTCAGTTCGGGCATGTACTCGATGAGCTGGAGCTGGAGCCCATCGTTCTCGGCGACGTGGTTGACCATCCCCTCGACGTAGCCGGCGGTGTGCTCGAAGACGACCATGTTGAGTTTCACCGGGTCGAGGCCAGCGTCGAGTGCCGCCTCGACGCCCTCCATCACCTTGTCGTACGCTCCGGATTTCGTTATCTCGGCGAACTCCTCGGGGTCGAGGGCGTCCTGCGAGACGTTGACGCGTTCGAGACCGGCGTCCACGAGGTCCTGCGCCCGACCGGGGAGATAGGTACCGTTCGTCGTCATCGACACCTCCATCGAGTCCGGCGTCCGGCGGATTATCTCCTCCAAGTCGTCGCGGAGCATCGGCTCCCCGCCGGTGAATTTCACGCTGTCGACGTCGAACTCCGCCGCGACCTCCAGAAAGCGAACAATCTCGTCCGCCGACATCTCGTCGTCTTGTGCCTCCATCGGCCCGCGAGTGTCACCGAGTCCCTCGTTGTGACAGTAGACACAGTCGAAGTTACAGCGGTCGGTGAGCGACACCCGCACGCCAGTCACCTCTCGACCGAAATCGTCCTCCAGCATTCTACTTCCTCCTTCGTCCCAAGAGGCTTAAATTCGCGCCATCCGGACCCGGTTGCGTAACTGTATTCGATTACTATCGGCGTCGTCTCGTTCGTTGCCGGAGTTTCGCTCACGGGGTGTGACAAAACTCTTATCCGCGCCTCACGCCCACGCTGCGGCATGGACGAAGCCGACGTGCGGGAGAAACTCCGCCGGGTCGAGGACCCGGACCTCGGCGACGACATCGTGTCGCTCGGCCTGGTCAACGCCATCGCCGTCGAGGACGGTGTCGCGAAGGTGTCGCTCGCACTCGGGGCCCCCTACGCTCCCACCGAGCGGGATATCGCCACGCGGGTCCGGGAGGTCCTCGGCGAGGCCGGCATCGACGTGGAACTCACGGCGAAACAACCCGCCTCGCTGCGCGACGAGGACGTGCTTCCCGGCGTGAAAAACATCATCGCCGTCGCCTCGGGCAAGGGCGGCGTCGGGAAATCCACCGTCGCCGTCAACATCGCCGCCGGCCTCTCGAAGCTCGGCGCCCGCGTCGGCCTGTTCGACACCGACGTCTACGGTCCGAACGTCCCCCAGATGCTCGGCTCCGAGGAGTCACCGACGACCACCGAGGACGACACCATCATCCCCCCGGAGCGGTACGGCGTGCGCCACATCAGCATGGCCTACCTCGTCGGCGAGGACGACCCCGTGATTTGGCGGGGGCCGATGGTGCATCAGGTGCTCACCCAGCTCGTCGACGACGTGGAGTGGGGTGACCTCGACTACCTCGTCCTCGACCTGCCGCCGGGGACGGGCGACACCCAACTCACCATCCTCCAGACGCTCCCGCTGACCGGCGCGGTCATCGTCACGACGCCCGAGGAAGTGGCCATCGACGACGCGCGGAAGGGCGTCGAGATGTTCGGCCGCCACGACACGAACGTCCTCGGCCTCGTCGAGAACATGAGTTCGTTCGTCTGCCCGGACTGTGGCGGCCAACACGACGTGTTCGGCTCCGGCGGGGGGCAGGCGCTCGCCGAAACGACCGACATCCCCTACCTCGGTGGCATCCCCCTCGACCCGGCGATTCGAACCGATGGCGACCCGATAGTGTTGAAAGACGACGACCAGACGGCCGACGCCTTCCGCGTCGTCACCGAGGAGGTGGCCAACAACGTCGGCGTCATCAACCGACGGCGCGCCTCGGAAACGTGACGCTGTCAGTCCGCTTTTGTGGGCGGAGGGCGAGGTGAGAGCGTGGACCCAGCACAGGAATCTCCCGAGAACCCGTTCGGTATGGACGCCGACTGTCAGAACTGCGCGGACCTCTGTGAGACCCGCACGAACGTCGTCCACGGCTACGGCGACGCAGGCGCGGAGTTCCTGTTCGTCGGCGGGCAACCCAGTCCCGGCGCCGACCGGACCGGCATCCCCTTCACCGGCGACGATACCGGGCGCCGACTCCAGTACATCCTCGGCGAGTTGGGCTTCTCGAACTCGTCGCCCGACGCCGACCGGCCGGAACTCGACAACGCCTATCTGACGTATCTCACCCGGTGTCACCACCCCGAGCGCGGCCCGACCGACGCGGAGATAACCACCTGCGACCCCTATCTCACCGCCGACCTCCGGATGATAAACCCGGAGATAATCGTCCCCATCGGGACGACGGCGCTCCGCGGCGTGGCCGTCGAACACACGACACGCGACCCCGAAACGCTCGACGCCGACGACCTGCACGCGACGACGGTTCGGGGCCGTGGCTTCGAACTCGTGCCGATGAAATCTCTGGACGACCAGACCGACGCCGACACCGAGGCGTTCGTCGAGCATCTCGCCGAGTCGGTGCTCGGCCGGGACTACCGACAGACGAAGGGTCGAAGCGGCGCCCACGACTGAGCCGTCCGCGCGGACCGGCGCGTTCAAGGGCGCGCCGCCACGAGCGAGTGACATGACTACTATCGCCGTGCTGGCAGCCCCGCCGCGGCCGGGCCTCGTCGCGACAGACCTCGCGGCGACGAGTCCGCTGAGCGAGTCTCAAGCTGCTGCGTGGTACGAGGCCGTCTTGAAAGACATCGCCGTCGCCGTCGAGCGGTCGGGCGGCGACCTCCTCGTCAACTACCGCCCCGACGACCTCCTGCCGGACGACCACGTCACGGAGACGACCTCTGAAGCGGCGGTGCGGGCCGTCGTGGCGTCCGCCCTCGACGACATCGACGACGTGCGCTTCGAGCCACAGGTAGGGTCGACGGTCGACGCCCGCGCCGGCAACACCGTCACCCACCTCCTCCGCGAGGAGGGTGTCAACTCCGCGGCCGTCGTCGACCCGACCATCCCCTTCCTCACGCGACCGGTCATCGACAACGCGGCGATGAAACTCCGGCGCTCGAACGTGGTGCTGGGTACGTCGACCCGCGGCCGCGTGTACTACGCGGGCTTCACCGACCCCATCGACTTCGACGGCGCCTTCGCCGACCCGGCGCTGGAGACGCTAACCGCTCGCGGCCGCGACGCCGGCGGCGAAATCGACTTCCTCCCGATTCACCCCGTCGTGGAGACGGGTGCGGACCTGCTCGACGCCCTCCCGATTCTGAAGGCGCGCATCGACGCCGAGCGCGCCGTCCCCGTTCACACGGCCACCGTCGTCGACGAACTCGGCCTGCGCGTCGCCCGCGACGGCGACGAGCCACGACTGGTCGTCGACTAGGCCCGGGCTTCTTGGGGCCGAGACGCTTCCTTCGCGGTAGATGCTGGACCGTCGAACCTACCTCCAGAGCGCGGCGCTCACGCTCGCCGCCCCCGCGGGTGTCGACTATCTCGCCGCGATGGGCGACCGACGCTGGACGGCCGTCGAGACGCCGACGAGTCGAACCCTCGAAGCGGCGGTGCAGACGCCGGTCGGCGCGTTCGCCGCGGGGAGCAACGGTATCCTCCTCGAACGGACGAGCGACGGGTGGACGGTCCGGCGACGGAACGGTCCCAGCGGGAACGGCAACGACCTCCACGCGGTGGACGTGGACGACGACGGGACGCAGATCTGGATGGCCGGGGCCAGCGGTGCGCTCGGCGCGTACGACGTGTACGCGGCCGAACTCACCGACCACACGGCGCCGGACGACGTGACGGACACCCTCACGGCCCTGTCGGTCACCGGGTCGGGCGACGAGGCGACCGTCTACCTCGGTGACGCCTCGGGCAACGTCCACGTCTCCCGCGACGGCGGGGCGTCCTGGACGCACCTGACGCCCGGGTCGGGCGCGACGATTCACGGCCTCGACACCGACGACGAGACACACGCCGCCCTCGTCGACGGAACCGGGTCGGTCTTCGAGACGACCACGGGGACCGAGTGGGAGCGCGCCGGACTCGACGCCGAGAGCCACCTCGAAGCGGTCGCCGTCGAGGACGAGGTGACTGTCGTCGGCTCGAAGGTCCACGAGCGGACCGACGACGGCTGGCGGACCGTGGACGTGACGGACGCGGCGCTGACCGACGTGGCTATCTGCGCCTGTGGCGGCGTCCACGCCGTCGGCGTCGACGGCGATGTCGTCCACCGCCCCGGCGAGAAACAGGACGAACCCGGAGCGTGGCGAGTGTCGTCACCGACGGAGGCCACGCTTCACGGCGTCACCGTCGGTCATCCACACGTCGCCGTCGGCGCGTCGGGGACGATACTGGAACGCTGACCGTCGACTTACAGGCCGGGGTCGCTGAACCGGCCCTCTTGCTCGTAGATGTTGACGAGCTCCTCGATGAACTCCTCGATGGATTCGTCTTCTGCTCGGTGTTCGTCGAGTCGGTCCGCAAGGTCGTCGCTGAGTTCGACGGTCCGTGACATGGGTTGACTGTGGACGGCCGGACGTTAAAATCCCGGCCCTCATCGCGGGAGGCCGACGGGAACGATAGCTTCAACAGCGTCGGGCGTTTGCGTACGACCGACTCCGGTGGCGTTGGTCGCCCGCCGGGCGATTCGCGTGTGGTGGGATGGCAGAGCGGCCTATTGCGCCTGCCTTGAAAGCAGGTAGCCTCACGGCTTCCTGGGTTCGAATCCCAGTCCCACCGCTTCTCCGCGAACACTAGTGAGCGGAGAGCGACCGCTGTGGTTCGAATCAGGGAGTGACGCGAACGGACGTGAGCGAAACGACCGTGGTTCGAATCCCAGTCCCACCGCATATTCCTACAGTTAACTGTATAGCAATTGGTGGTGATTCATAGTTCACTCTCGCGGCGCTTACACACAAATATATATTATTTTATTATATGATATGACTTCGTGACTTGCTGAAGCGGAGCTTAATAAATCACCCGTCAAAGTACAATAGCGATGGAGGACAGCCTATGGGCTATTGCTAAAATACTGTTGCGAGATGCCATCCCTATGGAATCTTTAACAAAATCCTGGAATTCTCTCTCTGAAAAAGATTGGATCATATTTTTCCGAATGATTGGACAGGTAGGATTTATCATTCAGACAGGTTGTGCCTCGGTTATTGCTGTCGTATTTGTTCTAAGAAACGTTGTCACTGCGCCAAATTTGCTATCTGGTCTGATCAGACTAATATCTCAATCAATAATACTAGCTGCCGTAATTCTGGTAGCGACCTGGTTGATTTCCCAGCCTATAGATGAACTAACAGGTGAAAAAGCACCAAGAACGGAACTTGGTTCATTTAGCGCATTCAAATTATATACTTCCGGATTGCTGTGGGTTGCTCTCTCCCTATTCTGGAGATATAGTATATTTCAGTTAGAGATTCCGCTTGTCAAGGATAATTTTGCACAGACAGTTGGCTATCTGATTGGCATAGTGATTTCAGACGGATTATATTTTGGCGGTTTAATGGTTGGACTTGGAATTATCTCGCAAGTCTATTTGATTCAATCTCGTAATTGAATGCGGAATTACGCCCTGGGCTAACCCGTCGGCAAATTATATTGTGTGCTTATCTTCTGTTACTTAGGAAACCCACACATTCCCTGTAATTGTCTCCCGCTAGTGCCACGGTACCACCCACCTGAAGAACCATTATATACCTGTAGAGCCAAGAATTGCGTATGTCGACACAGCAGCCGTCGGCGACCGAAGCGCACCAGTGCGGGTGTGGTGAGACGTTCGACTCCACCGAGGAACTCCTCGACCACGCACGCACGGTACACCACTTCTCTCCGCTGTAGCGGCCGGATTGCTGGACACCCGTAACGGCTTTGGGCCGTGCGACCAACTCCCGGACATGGACTGGCCACACGACCCGGACGGCGAGGAGGGGAGCGAAGGCCGACGCAAGTACGGCCACGCCGTCATCGCCAAGAAAATCGACGAAGAGGAGGACTTCCCCCTCGACGTCGCTGCGTTCGTCGACGAACACGGTGACGAACCCGTTCGAATCGACTTCGAGACGGTCGTCTCGGTTCGGGACGTCTTCGAAGGCGTCGACGGCGACGAGTTCGAGGACTTCGTCACCCTCCATCAGGCACTCGGCGAGGCGATGCGCGAACAGGGCTACTGGTTCTACGAGGGCGCGGACGCGTCCGTCGGCGGCGCCTGAACACGTCGGAACTGACTTGCCGCGCGTCGCCGTACGGCCGCCGTGGTCACCGTCGAATCCGCGACGCCGGCCGACGCCGACGCCGTCGCCGACCTCTGGGTCGAACTCGCCCGCGACCAGCGACGCCACGGGTCACACCTCCGGGCGGACGCGAACCGCGACACAGTTCGACGGTCGCTGGCCGAACACGCTGCCGACGGGGGACTGCTCGTCGCTCGCGACGACGGCCTCGTCGGGTTCGTCTGCTTCAGAATCGAGCGCGGGCCGCTAGTCCAAGACTGCACCCGCGGCGTCGTCCGCGACCTGTACGTTCGGGCGGGGCGACGCGGCGAGCGCGTGGGAACGCAGTTGCTCGACGCCGCCGAGGCAGCACTCGACGACCGCGGTGTCGACACGGTGGCGGTGGAGGCACTCGCGCCCAACGAGGACGCGGTCCGTTTCTACGAACGGCAGGGCTACCGGCCGCATCGAATCGAATTCGAGCGCGAGGTCGAAAACGATAAACGCCCGCACGGGGACCGATAACCTGCCGTCGCGCCAGGGGAGCATGGGCGGTTCATGCACTCGACTTGTAATCGAGACTTCGTGGGTTCAAATCCCACCCCTGGCTTCGAACGAACGGTTCAAAGCCATTCTCGCAGGACCTCTATCGAATCTTTCACTCTCCCACAGCGTTGCGACTCCGTTTTCGACGTGGACCCGTCGAATCAGGGTCACCAGTATCTGGGGGAGACTGGAATACGCAGCCGAAAACCATGGGCAATGGCCCATGGTGGGCAGCTGGACAGGAGTCGCACAGCTGAAGCGGACGGGGAGGTGGGAACCCCTGCCAGTCTCGGGGAGGACAGCAGGGGCAACTGGACAGAGGAACGGGTCCAAGATATTGCCATCGAAGACTACAACGCGAATTGCAGTTTCCGGGACGGCGCGACCGCTGAAAGGTGTGCGCTCGATATCGCGAGCATATCGAGGCGGTCGGTCGGCCGTCCGACTCGATCCGGTCCCGCTACCGCTTCACCGACACGACTTCGAACCCCTCGTCGGTCCGCTGGACGTACAACAGGACGGCGTCGGGACCGGGGTCGGTCACGTCGTCGACGGCGGGTGCACACCCCGCCATCCCGACTTCGTTGAAGCCACAGGTGCCACAGACGGCCTCGTCGGCTATCGGTTCGTACGTCGCGCCGCGGTCGGTCGCCGGGAGATAGCCCGCGTCGTCGATGCTCGTCCCACAGAGCGAACAGGTGAGCGACTCGGGTGACGGCTGGAGTTCCGTTGCCACGGCGCTCACCTCCGCGGGCGCCGAGCGCGTTGGGATGTGTAGTCGACGCCGAGACGAGTAGTGTGAACCATGTGCCGTGGTATCGCACACGACACGTTAAGCGTGGGGACCGCGGGAAATCTGGCCAGCGGCGTCAGTCGGAGTCGATATCGACGCAAGTCGAGTCGTCCACGTCGAGTGCGTCTGCGTCGAGGACGTCCACGGAGTCGCCGGCCCGGTCACGGAGTCTGTCGAGGGCCGCGCGAACGTCGATGGACTCGCTCCCGAGGACGGCGAAGCCGACGAAGATGGTGACGAAGCCACCGACCGCGAGTTGGGAGACGACTTCGCCGAGCAACGCCC
Proteins encoded in this window:
- a CDS encoding 50S ribosomal protein L18e; the encoded protein is MSKTNPRLNSLIAELKAVARESGAGVWQDVADRLEKPRRTHAEVNLGQIERYAREDETVVVPGKVLGSGVLEKEVTVAAVDFSSTARTKIEQVGDAEQLEQVAERNPEGSNVRVIR
- a CDS encoding DNA-directed RNA polymerase subunit D, coding for MVADFEVEFIERDDRNARFLVRGVTPAFANGIRRAMVADVPTFSIDTVRFVENSSVMFDEMIGLRLGLVPLTTPLDDFEVGDEVTLALDVEGPATAYSGDIETSDDFVKPADDNIPIIELKEQQRIELEADAVLDRGRDHAKHQGGVAVGYRHLQHVEVVDDAGEFDEQEPNILRGVIETEDGELVATSEFDHDLTNRYPGKELEIHDVSDAFVFHVETDGSFSVEELVTRAVESIGDRAAELETKVAV
- a CDS encoding 30S ribosomal protein S11, producing the protein MSAEEQESKWGIAHVHASFNNTLITITDQTGAETLAKSSGGTVVKQNRDEASPYAAMQMAEVVAEEAIAAGVEGVHVRVRGPGGNGNKSPGPGAQATIRALARAGLEIGRIEDVTPIPHDGTRAPKNSRL
- a CDS encoding 30S ribosomal protein S4, whose translation is MSTGKNTKFYETPNHPYQGERIAEEADLLGRYGLKNKEELWRAQSELREMRREARRLLGDAQGNVEEAADAGAEFVARLQRLGILGGEDDISDVLSLEVTDLLERRLQTVVYRKGLAHTPQQARQFVSHGHITVEGARVQTPSKKVEADEQSAIEFDETSPLADDLHPERAEGQE
- a CDS encoding 30S ribosomal protein S13 codes for the protein MSAEEPQDGSPEDDEDLRYFVRIGQTDLDGTKAVERSLTDMNGIGKRTARIVADSADVDRTATFGRLDDDEIDRVVEAVENFADEVPEWMVNRRNDFYTGESDHIVGSNLSQTRTQDINRMKMIDSYRGVRHKRGQKVRGQRTKSTGRTEGTIGVNVEAIKEDMAEEEAGEEE
- the moaA gene encoding GTP 3',8-cyclase MoaA; protein product: MLEDDFGREVTGVRVSLTDRCNFDCVYCHNEGLGDTRGPMEAQDDEMSADEIVRFLEVAAEFDVDSVKFTGGEPMLRDDLEEIIRRTPDSMEVSMTTNGTYLPGRAQDLVDAGLERVNVSQDALDPEEFAEITKSGAYDKVMEGVEAALDAGLDPVKLNMVVFEHTAGYVEGMVNHVAENDGLQLQLIEYMPELTGKPEWNIDIGRVHDWLADVSDEIEHREMHDRKRYWVNGGMVEIVDPVENPTFCANCHRVRVTHEGYLKGCLNRNDDLRSMGDMTRDEIRETFKETVANRVPYYGEYMVQNDDGEWEINEKYIGAPTA
- a CDS encoding Mrp/NBP35 family ATP-binding protein, translating into MDEADVREKLRRVEDPDLGDDIVSLGLVNAIAVEDGVAKVSLALGAPYAPTERDIATRVREVLGEAGIDVELTAKQPASLRDEDVLPGVKNIIAVASGKGGVGKSTVAVNIAAGLSKLGARVGLFDTDVYGPNVPQMLGSEESPTTTEDDTIIPPERYGVRHISMAYLVGEDDPVIWRGPMVHQVLTQLVDDVEWGDLDYLVLDLPPGTGDTQLTILQTLPLTGAVIVTTPEEVAIDDARKGVEMFGRHDTNVLGLVENMSSFVCPDCGGQHDVFGSGGGQALAETTDIPYLGGIPLDPAIRTDGDPIVLKDDDQTADAFRVVTEEVANNVGVINRRRASET
- a CDS encoding uracil-DNA glycosylase; its protein translation is MDPAQESPENPFGMDADCQNCADLCETRTNVVHGYGDAGAEFLFVGGQPSPGADRTGIPFTGDDTGRRLQYILGELGFSNSSPDADRPELDNAYLTYLTRCHHPERGPTDAEITTCDPYLTADLRMINPEIIVPIGTTALRGVAVEHTTRDPETLDADDLHATTVRGRGFELVPMKSLDDQTDADTEAFVEHLAESVLGRDYRQTKGRSGAHD
- a CDS encoding WD40/YVTN/BNR-like repeat-containing protein, encoding MLDRRTYLQSAALTLAAPAGVDYLAAMGDRRWTAVETPTSRTLEAAVQTPVGAFAAGSNGILLERTSDGWTVRRRNGPSGNGNDLHAVDVDDDGTQIWMAGASGALGAYDVYAAELTDHTAPDDVTDTLTALSVTGSGDEATVYLGDASGNVHVSRDGGASWTHLTPGSGATIHGLDTDDETHAALVDGTGSVFETTTGTEWERAGLDAESHLEAVAVEDEVTVVGSKVHERTDDGWRTVDVTDAALTDVAICACGGVHAVGVDGDVVHRPGEKQDEPGAWRVSSPTEATLHGVTVGHPHVAVGASGTILER
- a CDS encoding DUF7557 family protein; the protein is MSRTVELSDDLADRLDEHRAEDESIEEFIEELVNIYEQEGRFSDPGL
- a CDS encoding DUF5785 family protein, which produces MDWPHDPDGEEGSEGRRKYGHAVIAKKIDEEEDFPLDVAAFVDEHGDEPVRIDFETVVSVRDVFEGVDGDEFEDFVTLHQALGEAMREQGYWFYEGADASVGGA
- a CDS encoding GNAT family N-acetyltransferase — protein: MVTVESATPADADAVADLWVELARDQRRHGSHLRADANRDTVRRSLAEHAADGGLLVARDDGLVGFVCFRIERGPLVQDCTRGVVRDLYVRAGRRGERVGTQLLDAAEAALDDRGVDTVAVEALAPNEDAVRFYERQGYRPHRIEFEREVENDKRPHGDR